ttgaaacacaAAAGGGGGCAATTATGATAAAGAAAGGTAGAAAAGGTTAAGTAAAAGAGGCACCAAAGCAAACCAATTAAGGAGGGCTATAGGGTGAGAATGGATCAGTAGTGTTAGTGTCAATGCCACTGAGGGTTATGAACTTAATTTAGTTTACTTACCTGCATGGATAAAGATAAAGGCAAAAAAGAAATCAATTAATATATGCTTCTGAATCCATGGACATAGTTTTGTAATTTTCTCAATataatgagaagaaaaaaaggagTTTTCTAAATCACCAAGATAAATATTGACTAAAATCATCATAGTCTTAATTACTTGGTCcaataatattttaacatgTATTATTAGCTAGAATTTTCTAAAATACATATCAAATTATTATTGGGTCACCTAAGTTTAGGTGATTTTAcccaaaataaattttgaatgATTTAAAGAacctaaaaacaaagaaaaaaaaaggcgTGCTAATACTACTATTTACCCTGTCTCCCACAAATCTTGCTAAAGAAAGCAAgtaaaatactccctccgttcctatatataagtcacaaataactaattctcttagattaagaaaagtagttactagtaataaatttgtaaaaaaaatgatttactttcctagattacccttatttactttcctatgattttctctctccaagttaatatttctaaagtttatcatctctttcatattaaatatgagggtgaacttggaaaaaattatttaatgcttcctagatattagaaagtgacttatattttgtaacaaatttttttcaaaaaatgtgacttataatagggaacggagggagtaacaagTATAGCTACTCCTGCTAATGACCCAATGATTATAGCAAATGTCTTTTGCCCTTGGTTAATTGATTTACCTGCAAATTAAACCAATACAACAAAATAAGTTAGGTAATGTAAGAAAAATATGTTCCTTGTGCTTTTTCTGATAAAAAAATTGGCAAGAAATTTTTGCTAGTGATCGACCAAAATCAAAGCAAAATTAAGTAATTAAGCCTTAGTTTTATTAGTTTAAATCACATCGATTCCTCACTCATTGagaatattaatattattcaaGTCGGATATAACTTTTATATGTGGATGATAAAAATTTCCCAACTATATATCTAAACACTAGTTTACATGATAACCTTGGTGTATGCATGaaactaaaatttaaataaataaacatataaATCCTtgctttatttgtttttttttaaagttgctTCATTAAAATCAAGAAACAAATGGCATCGAGGCCAAAATATCCAGGGCTACAAAGGGAGCCGATGCCACTGGAACTCCGAATTATGATCATATCCTCCAAATCAATAAATCTTTCAGAAATTTGCATGGGAGGTTCAttcaaaaaacaagaaaaatattatcctcacattttttttattaccaTTGTTAATTTCTTTCTTCATCCAtctatgattaaaaaaaaagtaaaagagaagACTTTAAAAATGATTAATGTAAATAAAAGCCAGtaagaaaaaatatgaaaaaaaagtcTCCTTAAACCAactatttaaagaaaaagaaaatgacaaaAGACGATTAAAATTGTTGATGATTAAACACTTAAAATTTTGCTTCATATACATttcgaaaatgaaaatttaaagaaaaaagtTCATTTCAAACACAtgaaaatttacattttttattttccccatcaaattgaaattgaaattaaacCACCATGCACCCCTGATTCATTACACTTCAGTTCTTAATTCCATGACCCTATTTACAAGTTCTTCATTTACAAGTTCTTCAGttcaaaactcaaaattaaaCACATTAAAATATGAACATTGAAGAAGCACAAGCACCAGCGGTAAAGCCAGAAGCAGCATAGAATGGGCCTTACCGTGGGCCTTGGAGCTATCATGGGCTCCACCGACGGAATACCTCGCAAAGCACTTCCCCAAGAACATGTCACCATAATCCGCCGTGCCGCAATCACCCTTCAGCCGCGATATGGCCTCGGAGACACAATCCTGACACTCACCGCCGGAAAGATCGCCGGTGCACTGAGCCATGCCGCGGACGCCGCCAGAACCACCAATCCTGAAAGGCCCACTAGAGCCCAAAAGCCCAGCCAGCACGGCGTCCCTCGAGCCCATGGCCTCCGGGTTGTATCCCACAGAGGGCCCACACTTTTTTAACACCACAGCCTTGTCTTCCACGCCGAGGAACGTGGCGTTGTCGTACTTGACGTAGCAGCCCTCTAGCTGCACCGCGCCGCCGCAGGCCTGGCGGCACACGTCGCCAGCTCGTGTGACGGCGCGAGCAACGCAGGATGCGCAGTCAGGCATGGCGAGGTCTCCGCGGCACTGGTAGAGGCCGTAGATGGCGTCCTGCTGGGTGGAACCCAAGATGGTGAAGTTGTTGTAGGAGGAGTAGGTGGCTGAGTTGACCAGCGAGGTGAGGAGTGAGTCGAGGTTTGACTCGTAGGGTGAGTTGGGTGTGTACATACATTGTGTGCACCCACCATATAGGTAGAGGCTTGTGGAGGATGATGCTAAGATAGaagggaaaagaaaaaagaaaatgaggagtgagagtgagaatgagaaaCTTTTCTCCATAAAACTTTTTGTTTTCTCCATGTGTGTGTTGGTGTTTTTAATTTGGAGAGAAAAAAAGGTTAGGTTGGAGTTAGAGTAAGATAGCTAGGTAGGTTTTATATGAAAAGAGGGATTTGAAGCTAGGCTgtgcatgtatgcatgatgTGTTGTGTTATGCATGGAATTCATTAGGGTTTTGAGGATGTTGTTTAATTTGAAATGAATGAGAGAGGGCTTGAATTATGGAACCCAAGACCTGTGAGCATGAAGATGAAGTTGCTTTAAGTAAGGAAAATCCATGGCATGGCCATGTCACCTGTGTGGCAAGGATTAAGAAAGCGGAAAAGCTTCTCTTCATTGATTGATTCATTTTACAGCTGTGGGGTCAATCTTGGCCATTTTTTTATTGGTTAGTTTGATCATCATGCAGATAAAGTAGCAACTTTAATTTCTTTGTTACTATgaataattttgaatttttaactattCTTTTATAGTGGAAAATGATGATTCAAATTTTaacttaggcttaattgcaactttagtcccTGATGTTCATCAAAcccacgattttagtccctcaccaaatttaattacaagaatGGTCCCTCACATTTACCCCCGTTTGCAACGTTAGTCTTTCCGTCAAAATATTAACGGAGGATGCTTATGTGGCAAGTCGCCTCTTCatctcagaaaaaaaaaaaaacctcaaacccagaaatatgatgcttcttcatctccttcctctccttcttcatcatcttcatcttcttcaacaaacttcatcatcatcttcatcttcaataaAAAAGCCAGCAAATCTCAACCGTAAATCTCAAAGAAACCCAGAAACCTAGCAAACCCAACCCACCCCATCTTCATCAATCTGTTGTAATCAATTTCTGAGTTTGTGAAAAGCAATTTCAATGACCAAGCACCTTGAATTCTTTCTCATCCCTCTCTCTGCTGGAAAGCTAGGCTAAAAGGTCTCATTCTTCCACTTCTCTAACTTGACACAACTCAGATCGAAGAAACATATCCACCCACCCTCCCCCGACCCGCATGCCCCCACCCACCCCATGAAAGAAATCCACCGCCGTCGTAAATTCAACCTAGATCGAAACCCACCCGCACCCCTTCCATCCAAACCCACCGCCAAATAAACCCataaatcaaacaaaaaaacacCCAGAATCAGAGAAGAGGAAGAGCTTCAAAGAGATGCAAGCAGATCTGAGGTATGGACGGATTGAAACCCAGTTGAAATCGAAACCCATTTCCTGCAATCGAAACCcatttgaaattaaaaacaaatctGGCACGGATTGATTAATGTAATGGAAAAATCAAATAGGGTGAAGCCAAAGACCAAGAAGCATGTTGTCTACATGGTTGGTATTCACGAACAGATCAAGAAGCACTATCTGGAGTTGCCTTCAAATTCATTTCATATTTTAAGCATCATAATCAATTTGGCTTCAAGTCTACTCCACTTGTaaatgttttaatcttgattAATTGCACTATTTGTTTCTTTGTGTTGACTTTTTTATGTTAGATTTtttgttgaagaagatgaagatgttgaaGAAGGAGCATCATCTTTCTGGgtttgaggtttttttttttgagatgaAGAGGCATGTGCATCTCTCTCTCCTAGTGGCAGTGCCACGTATCCAAAAACTTGTCACATAAGCACCCTCCGTTAATATTTGGACGGAAAGACTAACGTTGTAAACGGGTGTAAACGTGAGGGACCattcttgtaattaaatttggtgggggactaaaattgtgAGTTTGGTgaacgtcagggactaaagttgcaattaagcctttaactTAACTTCACTCTGCAACTATTGAGAAGTTTCAGAAAAGGAAGAGGAAGCAATATCACTATAAAATATCGATTTTCCTTATTAGTTATACTCTTTTACATTTTAATGGTGTATAGTAAGAAAACTGAAGCCAGCTTAatcgagaaaaaaaatcataaatatgTTTATCTTAAGAAGGATTGTTGAACATTATCTGAAACTACTGAGGACACGTGTGATATGTTGTATTGTATAAAGTCCGATAGCATTGAGTTGAtagaataaaaattaataaaaatttaatattatacaacATTTGatcatatatatgtatatatagtatatatgtatatatagtgTAACTCATCATATCATTTGAATTGATATGATTATATATTTGGTGAAGGGTTATAGTTGTAGAGATGAAGATGGAGGATGGTAATTGTGGCAGTGGCAACAATAGTGGTAGGTGGTGTCAATAGAGTGGtgggttgtggtgttggcggtGGCGTAgtggtgtggtggtggtggcgaagTGTTGTATGGCGGTGGTGGCGACAATAGTTGTGGCTAAGAGCAGTGGTGGTACAACAACGTTGGCGGTGGCGAAGGGTAGTGGTTGTGGTTGTAGTAGCATTGGTGGTGATAGTttcgatggtggtggtggagacggtagtggtggtggtggtgacaatgATGAAGATGGCAATGGAggcggtggcagtggtggagggtggtggtggtggccggtTGTGATGGTGACAATgcattaaatatataatttcaaGTAGCTTATATGTCTTATCAATTCTAATTCATAATCTATATGCTGGATTAAATAATCTATTATTTAAATGTATAAAAGTGAATTGATGGATAAATATATACtgtataatataattttagcgCTCCAAACAATATATAAATTCATAATGTATTATATAATCTTATATTATCATATCTAATACGACACACCAAACTATAAAAATTTGTTAAAATAGAATAGCATAATTGCTTAAATAACTCATGTTAACTCATGACTTTTGGAGCACTTGAAAATTTCTCTCCTTAATTGAATTGTAGTATTGTTGAAATAAGTCATGCATGTTAACTCAAGATATAGTTTGCAAATGAATTTACCAGAAGTTTGCACTACTATGGATAAAATACTTCTATATAAGTTTGCAAAAATGCTGTACTTTAGACTTGATTAATTCaaactcatttttttttccctAAGTGAATGAGGGGACTTAACATTAATATAAACATATGTTAACTCTTacttaaaaaaatgaattaaaaaaatgagtgaaattgtTGTCATGAATTGAGATAAAAGTCTTTGCACTCACTTGGTATTAGTATTGCCTTACTATATCAAGATGAGTTTAGAAAACCACGGTCAAAATAGACACTCCTCTACCACATGTGCTTTGGAGTGTACGAGCTAGCATTCATATCTTAACACCCTCttaaacttcattttattttttgagcAGCACTTAATCTTGAAATAGTGACTTGAGATAAATGTTTGGACTTAATTGAATATCGTCGTTAAGTTAGAGGTTTTGGGATAGTGTGACTCCATCCGAGTCAAAAGTACCTTTATCTACAAATGTATGAATTATTTGTCATTTTTATAAAAGACTTCAAGAATTTGAACGAAAGTGTCAAGAAAACACATAAAAAATGTTCCCTTAAGGAGTAAGTCAACAAAATTCATCGTAGATTGATGGGACTAACACAATATCTCAAGTTTCTCAACTAAGCCTCATATGATTAATTTATGGGTATTTTTTGCAGATATCTGATAAATCCGAAATTCATTACCATCTCTAGTTAATTGAGACAGAACCCGTGCTTTGATCATTGTAGAAATCACATGCAAGCTCCTCTGCTTCACTCTCTGTAATTTGGACCTGTACTCTTGTGttcaaataattaattaataagttGGATTATTTTTCTAGAATGACCTGGATTTAATTAAGTTTATTGCCATGGAGCCTACGCTCCTTTTGGTTCTTTACTCAAGTTATCTAGTCTTCACAATGATATATAGTATCATGTAGGAGTATGTTCTATGTACATGTGTGGCAAGGTGTAAGTTAACATTTGTAAACTTGTAATGGTgggaataattatatcttcacaactcatttttgaggtgtgggGAGGTGGAAGGaacaaagagaaatgaagaaatgacagagaaaataaagatgtgataattaaagaagaaagaaataaatagaaattaaggtgaaaaaaagagatagagatgtgtgtatatatcataactctaaTGGTGGTATTATGAAAACTTTGTGACCTGTAAAAAGGGTAGTACTTGTTTTTCATTGTGTTATGGTGATTATTGAATATATAGTAATAGTAATTAATCTATGTCTCCCAATGGATTAATTGCGAAGTAAAGGTCATGCTGAGAAAAGGAAAGGGCTTTAACACTTTAATTTCGCTATAATGCAGAGTGCAGACAACACAATAGTACTCTTTTTCGATTGAAGACACCAAAGGACAGCCATGACATCGCACTAAACCTACCATCCTTACTTTAGCACAGCCTAGAATAGTTCATTCAAATGTATGCCGGATAAGACATTATTTTGGTTGCATAAACTATGTGCATAGTTGTTTTTTCCTTAGATTTGTGCTCAATGAACCTTCAGCTCAATTTGGATCCTCTTTGCCCTTCAAaatcttattaattttaaatctaatgGTTCGATATTTTTCTTGATTGGTTAAAAATTTCAGAGGAAGGGATTAGTTAAATTAAGTCTATGATTAGTCAAAATAGGTCTATAAATATGGTGAATATTTAGGACAGAGAGAGGCGGAAGATAGATTCGTTATAAAGGATATTATGAACTTTTATGTCAACAATCAATTACCTCAAAAGCTTAAATTGTGGGATAAGGGTCACAActcacatgaatgattttatattaattttctaaCAGGCTTGCCCCTCACGCAAGAGGTCTTTGGGCTTGAAGTGTAGAGAATGCACAAGTTCACCTGTCTTGTGCTTAAATTCTTTTTTACTAGAATAATTGGGGGCAGCAATGATCGAACTCTGGACCGCTTGATTATAAAAGCTCTAATACTATGTGTAAGACCTAATTGAAATCCATATTATGAGATAGATTGCGTACCTATCAATCACGAGCGGAGTAAGAATTGAGTGATTTCAGTCAAGTGACTAGGGTTTCCTTTATATCTCACACTCCCTTTCACAACCATCAATGGGGCAAGTTGTGGAGCCAGATTAGATCAGTGATTACAGAGGGGACCTAGCCAACGTATATTTAACTTTAGTCCCTGCCCATCATGGGCCTACGGGTTAAGGCCTACACTGTATACCACATCAATCAATTACAAATATCCAAGCCAAAAACATAGATCACTTAAATAATTAAGTTGACTTACATGTAAACCATCATCGAATTACAAGTTAGccgtttttattaaaaacaaaaaactacaATTGATTAAAgcccataaaaattaataaataattcttaCATCTTACGGATTAGTGACCATAATCACGCAAATATACAGTCGCGATCAACCATTACCCCCCTCCCCCCTCAACGCCAATTTAAGAGTCAGGCTAAATTGGTTCCGCAACTTTTCACTACAATGAAAGAGGTTCtaacttatataaaaaaaaaagagattctAACTAGGTCTGTTATCATTAATAGGGCTCTGATTATATAAAGAGTGCTCAAGCTAATTGAAAAATATGCACATTTTAGTGCTTGGAAGACAAAGTGAAGCGTGCGACCAGCTAAGCTGTCATCGGGACTTTTGTATGAACATGATCCAGACTCAACTTTCAACTAGAAGTTAACTATAGATTATTAGATTCTTCACACGAAACAAAACATGGAATTTGCTCATTACATACACAAaaatgttttctttttggtcAAAACATTTACACAAATCTAATCCGGCCTGCACCAATTTCATATGATATGAGAACACAAGTCCAACACGCTATTTAATTTGGTCCAATTGTTCAGAcacctttttttttgggtcaaaattCAGACACCTTTGAGACGACACTGCTGGTATCAGGTTTGGGCTTTTCTCTGAAGCCCGTAGTTTTGGTCCAATACATATTCTCTTATCAACAGTAAAAAACTTCTTACTGAATAATATcaacaaaatataataaaatcccCATTGACACAAAAATGAAGTTCCTTCCCTGTTCTCAATTTCGCTTCAGAAATTCCATCCCTCTCCCTTTAAAGCAAGTAGCATTTCAGTTCTTACCTCAAAGGATACAAGTACCAAAATTTGTCCTTCGAATCTTAGCCTCTTAGAGCATTTGGTAATCTATTGATCCCATGAAGACTGCATCTATGAGTGACTCTTTATAATCTTACGAGTACTAAAGTGATCTGTCGATCCGGTGACTTCTTTCTAAAGTAATCTATTGATCCGATGAGGACGGCTGAACTACTAGCGCATTTtctttattaataatttaagaGATACAAAAGTTGAATTGgttggttgcttgaaaacttAATTTGTATGAAAACTTAAAAGTTTAAGTTATGATTGATAAATAAACTGAACAACAACAATGATGATGCACAATAGCACAATGAGGAACATGAACCAACCATATTGTAAGCCGCAAAGATTAGAGTACTGTCCTTTAGGATTTTACTGATTACTTAAGTTATCACCTACCTAGTAGTCAAAGTCTGAAACTGGTCCTCTCTTGATTCGTCACAAAATAGCCATATTGAAAACAAACTCTATTTCATTCATAAAATGGGTCCAAATGTAACAATAGAGTGACTAACTTATTTATAGTTAAAGGCTTAACAGTTAAGAGAAGACTAAATCCTAATATTGATTAGAAACAAATCCACTTCCAATctataattaaataaaagaataaatcCTATGAACTAAGATAATTGTTCACAAATATAAAGATAACAAGAAGATATCTTCCTAATctcttaaaataataattaaaataaaaaattacaagaataaataaaatacaaaCTAAAACTAAAATAATAAAGCATCAGTGGGGCTTCACGACCATTGAACCGCGATCGTGACTCGTGCTGGGTCTTACTTTTTGTGCTCTCTTCGCTCCAAATTGTTTCGTTGACCTTGTTAACTTCTTTACCATTTCGTATATCAAATGGTAAAAGGTAGAAAATCAAtccaaaataaaatagaatagaAAACTAAGTACCTATATGATGCTAAA
This is a stretch of genomic DNA from Lotus japonicus ecotype B-129 chromosome 1, LjGifu_v1.2. It encodes these proteins:
- the LOC130733762 gene encoding plasmodesmata-located protein 7-like isoform X2, with translation MEKTKSFMEKSFSFSLSLLIFFFLFPSILASSSTSLYLYGGCTQCMYTPNSPYESNLDSLLTSLVNSATYSSYNNFTILGSTQQDAIYGLYQCRGDLAMPDCASCVARAVTRAGDVCRQACGGAVQLEGCYVKYDNATFLGVEDKAVVLKKCGPSVGYNPEAMGSRDAVLAGLLGSSGPFRIGGSGGVRGMAQCTGDLSGGECQDCVSEAISRLKGDCGTADYGDMFLGKCFARYSVGGAHDSSKAHGK
- the LOC130733762 gene encoding plasmodesmata-located protein 7-like isoform X1; the protein is MEKTKSFMEKSFSFSLSLLIFFFLFPSILASSSTSLYLYGGCTQCMYTPNSPYESNLDSLLTSLVNSATYSSYNNFTILGSTQQDAIYGLYQCRGDLAMPDCASCVARAVTRAGDVCRQACGGAVQLEGCYVKYDNATFLGVEDKAVVLKKCGPSVGYNPEAMGSRDAVLAGLLGSSGPFRIGGSGGVRGMAQCTGDLSGGECQDCVSEAISRLKGDCGTADYGDMFLGKCFARYSVGGAHDSSKAHGKSINQGQKTFAIIIGSLAGVAILVTPSVPYYKSHFLKKICYKI